In Thermocrinis sp., the genomic window GGGACTAAAAAAAACCAAGGTATATTGGCTCTTATCAGTCCGGTGCCTTTTATACCTTACCAGCAACTTTTCAAAATGGCTTTTGAAAAGAAAGGATACTTTTTAGTTTTGGACCATATAACAGATCCGCAGAATGCGGGAAATCTTATAAGGACGTGTGAGGTTTTCGGTGGCGTTGGTGTGCTAATGCCAAAGGACAGAAGCTTTCCAATAAACCAGACTGTAGTTAAAGCTTCATCTGGTGCGGTGTTTTATCTTGCTTTTAGTAGGGTTCCGAGTCTGAAAAAAGCACTGGAGGAGTTTAAAAATGCAGGGGGTAGTGTGGTGGTGGTGGAAAGAGGAGGAGAGGACATAAGAGAAACTAACTTTGAGCTTCCCTGTGCTTTGGTCTTAGGTTCGGAGGGAGAGGGTGTATCAAAGAGCGTGCTTGAGCTAGCGGATAAAGTACTATCCATCCCGATGGTTGGAAAGGTAAATTCCTTAAACGTGTCTTCTGCGGGTGCAATAGCGATGTGGGAAGTGTTTAAAAAATTCTTAACAAAATCTTAACAATACGCCTCTAAAATTCTATCCAACAAAACCTTAAGGAGGTAGAAGTATGAGAAAGACTCTTCTTTTGAGCGCGGTTTTTTCGGTTGGGCTGCTTTCTGGTGCAAAGGCCCAAGAGCCCGTCATAAAGATTGATGGCTCTTCCACCGTCTATCCTATAACGGAAGCGGTAGCAGAAGAGTTTCAAAAGGCTAAAAAGGGTGCGGTAAAGGTAACAGTTGGTATTTCCGGAACGGGAGGCGGCTTTAAGAAGTTCTGCAGAGGAGAAACAGACATAAGCAACGCATCCAGACCCATACTAAAGAAGGAGATGGAAGAATGCGCAAAGAACGGAGTAAGGTATATAGAGCTTCCCGTAGCTTACGACGGTCTGGCGGTGGTGGTAAATCCGAAGAACAACTGGGCAACATGCATGACCGTGGAACAGCTCAAAGAAATCTGGAAGCCCGAATCTCAGGGTAAAACCTTCAAGTGGAAAGATTTTGACCCCAAATGGCCAGACACAGAAATAAAGCTCTGCGGACCGGGTTCGGACTCTGGAACCTTTGACTACTTTACTGAAGCTATAGTGGGTAAGGCAAAGTCTAGCAGAGGAGATTACTTGGCTTCCGAAGATGACAACGTGTTGGTTCAGTTTGCTTCCAGAGAAAAAGGAGCCCTTTGCTACTTTGGCTTGGCTTATGTTGAGGAAAACAAAGGAAAAATAAAGGCTATTCAAATCAAGAACCCCAAAACTGGTGAGTGTGTGGCACCCAGCCTTGAAACAGTAAGGAGCGGTAAGTATCAACCACTCTCCAGACCACTGTTTATATATGTTAATGTCAAGGCTTTGGAAAGACCGGAAGTTAAAGAATTCGTAGATTTCTACATAAAGAATGCGGAAAAACTCTCCAGACAGGTAGGATACATACCTCTGCCATCAAAGTTCTATCCAGAAATTGCAAAGAGGGCTGAACAAAGAAAAGTGGGAACTGTGTTTGGTGGTGAGCCAGAAGTAGGGCTTACCATAGAAGAGCTCGTAAAGAGAGAGCTGAAGGAGTGATCTTTAGAGGGGGCTACGGGCCCCTTGTTTTAAAATAAAATAATTTAAAAGATGCTATCCCGATTGCCCCTTAGCGTAAAGAAAAGACTTGATACTGTTTTTCACCTTTTCTTTTTCTCAATGGGATTGGTAACCATAGTGGTTACATTTCTCATAGTGCTTGCGCTTGTTTTAGATGCTGTTAAGTTTTTCTTGCACGAAGAGGCGGGCGGATTTCCTAAGTCTCTTATAAGATTCTTTACAGAAACCCAATGGACTCCCACCTTTTACGACAAACAGATAGGTATTCTTCCCCTCATTAACGGGACGTTTATGATAGCCTTTATATCCGGTCTAATAAGCATACCTATGGGTCTATTAATAGCAGCCTATTTGAGCGAATTTGCCAGCTTTAAAACCAGAGAGTTTATAAAGCCCTGGCTTGACTTTATGGAAGCGGTGCCTACTGTGGTTTATGGCTACTTTGCCCTTTTGGTGGTGACCCCCGTCCTTCAAAGATTTTTATCTCTCTTTGGTATAGAAATGGAGGGGATGAACGCCCTCTCTCCTGGCATAGTTCTCGGTTTTATGATCCTGCCCTTTACTGCCTCTATGGTGGAGGATGCCTTTAAGGGAGTTCCAGCTTATCTGAGAGAAGCAAGCTATGCCCTTGGTGCCAACAAAGTGACAACTTTTTTCAGAGTGGTTCTCCCAGCTGCCAAATCGGGGGTTTTAGCTGCCTATCTACTTGGTATATCAAGGGCTTTGGGGGAGACTATGGTGGTTGCCGTTGCTGCTGGAATGTATCCCAATTTAACCTTAAACCCCCTTGAACCCATTCAAACCATAACTGGATACATAGTTCAGGTAGCCCTCGGAGACCTTCCATTCAACTCCTTTGAATACCTGTCCATATTTGCTGCAGGTATATTCCTTTTCATTGTAACCCTCTTCTTCAACCTTTTGGCGGTGTATTTCAAAAGCAAAGTAAAGGGGTATTGAAATGGGAGAGAAGGGTTTTTCTGCACTCGGTCTTATCCTGTCATTAATTTCCATTCTATTTTTGTTTAGTGTCACTCTTGCTCTTCTTATTCAAGGATGGTCCCGTATAATAGATCCTTCTTTTTATACGTCCTTTCCCTCTCGGTTTCCAGAAGAGGCAGGCATACTCTCCGCTTGGGTAGGCACGGTTTATGTTATGCTTGGTGCCATCTTTTGGAGCGTGCTAATAGGTGTTCCTGCGGGCATATACCTTGAGGAATACGCAGACAGAGAGAGCAAGATAGCCAGAATAATAGAAGCCAACATATCAAACCTTGCGGCGGTGCCTTCAATAGTCTATGGACTTTTGGCTTTGGGTATATTCGTGCATAGATTTAAGCTTGGAGAAAGTATCCTCACCGCCGGTTTGACCTTGGGACTTTTGATGGTACCGGTTATCGTGGTAGCTACCAGGGAGTCAATAAGGAGAATTCCAAGATCCATAAGGGAGGCAGCTTACGCCTTGGGTGCAACCAAGTGGGAAACCCTTTTTCACCACATAATACCCTACTCCCTTGGTGGTATTCTCACGGGGGTGATCATATCTATAAGCAGAGCCATAGGAGAGACCGCACCCCTTATTACCATAGGAGCATTGACCTTTATAGCCTTTTTACCCCCAGAACCTTGGGAAGATTTTATAGGTATGCTAAAATCTCCCTTTACAGTCCTTCCTATA contains:
- the rlmB gene encoding 23S rRNA (guanosine(2251)-2'-O)-methyltransferase RlmB, whose translation is MIIYGKNPVIEALRANKPVEKILVAHDSHPPYQVVKLCKERGIKIQRVPRQRIEELTGTKKNQGILALISPVPFIPYQQLFKMAFEKKGYFLVLDHITDPQNAGNLIRTCEVFGGVGVLMPKDRSFPINQTVVKASSGAVFYLAFSRVPSLKKALEEFKNAGGSVVVVERGGEDIRETNFELPCALVLGSEGEGVSKSVLELADKVLSIPMVGKVNSLNVSSAGAIAMWEVFKKFLTKS
- a CDS encoding PstS family phosphate ABC transporter substrate-binding protein; the encoded protein is MRKTLLLSAVFSVGLLSGAKAQEPVIKIDGSSTVYPITEAVAEEFQKAKKGAVKVTVGISGTGGGFKKFCRGETDISNASRPILKKEMEECAKNGVRYIELPVAYDGLAVVVNPKNNWATCMTVEQLKEIWKPESQGKTFKWKDFDPKWPDTEIKLCGPGSDSGTFDYFTEAIVGKAKSSRGDYLASEDDNVLVQFASREKGALCYFGLAYVEENKGKIKAIQIKNPKTGECVAPSLETVRSGKYQPLSRPLFIYVNVKALERPEVKEFVDFYIKNAEKLSRQVGYIPLPSKFYPEIAKRAEQRKVGTVFGGEPEVGLTIEELVKRELKE
- the pstC gene encoding phosphate ABC transporter permease subunit PstC → MLSRLPLSVKKRLDTVFHLFFFSMGLVTIVVTFLIVLALVLDAVKFFLHEEAGGFPKSLIRFFTETQWTPTFYDKQIGILPLINGTFMIAFISGLISIPMGLLIAAYLSEFASFKTREFIKPWLDFMEAVPTVVYGYFALLVVTPVLQRFLSLFGIEMEGMNALSPGIVLGFMILPFTASMVEDAFKGVPAYLREASYALGANKVTTFFRVVLPAAKSGVLAAYLLGISRALGETMVVAVAAGMYPNLTLNPLEPIQTITGYIVQVALGDLPFNSFEYLSIFAAGIFLFIVTLFFNLLAVYFKSKVKGY
- the pstA gene encoding phosphate ABC transporter permease PstA, which codes for MGEKGFSALGLILSLISILFLFSVTLALLIQGWSRIIDPSFYTSFPSRFPEEAGILSAWVGTVYVMLGAIFWSVLIGVPAGIYLEEYADRESKIARIIEANISNLAAVPSIVYGLLALGIFVHRFKLGESILTAGLTLGLLMVPVIVVATRESIRRIPRSIREAAYALGATKWETLFHHIIPYSLGGILTGVIISISRAIGETAPLITIGALTFIAFLPPEPWEDFIGMLKSPFTVLPIQMFNWVSRPQAAFHTNAAAAGFVLLVLAFLFNALAFYIRYKLRKRYVW